AAAATGCTTCATGGTCATTGGTGAGACCTCGGAATGGGTCTATTCCGCCAACCAGGGAATATTTCTGATCCGTCAGACCTCTTCCAGCTCGACACTTGTTTGTTTTGGACATGTCTTCACCTCCTATGTGAAAAGATAAAGGTTCAAAGTGTGGCTTGCTAAGAGATTTGTCTTCGAAGCTTTGCTTTACCTCTGTAATATAATCTGCAGTCATGTTACTGCCAGAGAAGTCTAATTTGTCCTTTAGGTATAAAGAAGATTGATCATCATCTGGCATGGTATCATCCCTGGGTGATTTCATTTTACGTTCGATGTACTGACTGTACTCTTCTAgaacatgtgcatggatttctttgGGATATATAAGAACCAGTTTATCTACCTCCAGCTTTATAAAAAGTTTTTGGGAGCATTTGTGGAACAGATCGTACCACTCAACTAACGCAATGTCATCTGGACCTTGAACGCCAAGCATGGCATAGTCAAGGCAAGAGCTGGTGATGGTCATGTCCTCTTTCCAACACAATAGTTGAATCTTTTCCTTTGCTAAAGTTAAAACAGCTTTGTTAGTTGCTTTCAGCTTTAAGGCAATTTTCCCATTGTGCTTTTCTTCCTCCATCAACACAACCTCAGCGAACCAACTATCAATATTAGACTTGTGGGTTTCCTTAATATAATACCACAGCCAATCTGTCACAATAACTTCATCTTTGAATATCAGTACATCACTCTGTTGCTCAGAAGAGGCATTCTCTTTAGAATAAACACGAGATAGACTATTGGATCTTCTAAGTTTACCTTCTGGTATTTTGAAGTCCACGGAGGGTGAGTTCACGTCTACCAGGCTAGAGTAGGGTAGTTCACATGATGCTTTAGTAAATCGGACAGGTTTGAGTGGACCTGTAGGTTTAGAGGTGGCTTTGCTGTGCCTTATATCTTCTCGGCCAGTTTTTAGGGCTGGTAGTACGTCCCGTCTTTTTAACGATGGCATGGTCTTGCTTTCAGATTTCTCATCTGGTTGCGAAAGACTAAAGTCTTCGCTCTTATAAGGATCACTTGTATTTGCAGATACGAGAGATGCCTTGTCGTTGGGTGGATCGCTCTCACGATCTAGCACCGGTCTGATAGGACTATTTGATACCAGGTATTTCTCATCTATGTGAGTCTTTGTTGAATTTGGGCTGAGTGTTGTGGCAACATTAAATGAGGCAGCTATTCGGCTCCCAACTTTACTTTCATGCTTGTAAGTGGGGGATAAGGAATGTGATACTTCTTCCGTCATGGTACTGGCCTGACTTCCTTTAAATTTTGGGTCTAGCAAACTTGATGGCCTGTCAAACTTCATCTGTAAATCACTTATGTATTGTTTCCCTTGAGCCACATCAACACCATTTCCAATAAGGTACAGATATCGGTCGTCATCATGACAAAAAAGCATAGGATATAGTCTTTGGATGTCTCTCAACAGTATCCTATGAGTGTCCTGATCTCCATATATCTCCCTCTTGTCTATCTGCTCCTTCCGAAGAAGTAGTTCTAACCCTTGATAAAGACCCATGAGCCTGGATCGTGCAGATCTCAAGTCTACCACATGTTTTTTACCCCCATTTACAGTCTGAAGATAAATTGTGGTGATTCCATCAGAACTTTCATCCACTGCGTGAACATGATATTTGTTGAGCGTCTCTTGATACTCAACGGTGTGAAATTTTTGGATGTATTTGAAGATATCAGAATCCCACACAAAAGGTTCTTGTAATTGCTCTAAGGTTTCGGTCTTCTGAATATAACTGGCCTCAAATGTCCCTCCAGAAAGTGGCCTAGATCTTTGATCCAAGACTTGTGGGCTATCTTGGGGGTCTGGAAAATTTCTAAGGTGGTCACTCTTGGCTTTCCTTCGTTCGCTCCTTTCTGATGAGATTTGCTTTAGGTTTGTACATCCAATTTCTAATTTGCTTAAGATTTCCTGTGCTAAGGTTTGAATCTCTACATATGGCCCACTTATAGTACAGGTCATGGATATTTCATCAAAGTCAAACTTCACATCTTTATGACTCTGCATCAAGTTCTTCAGAAGACTCCTACAGTTCTCTGGGAATTTTCTGTAGTTTACAATCAACGACAGCTTCTGAAATATCTGAAAAATGGAAAAtcgcttaaagggtttgtccaggattTGTCTTTATTTATCCCTCTTATTCTTGAAGAACAAGAGAGCTTTGCAATAATAGGTTTGTTGAAAAACTAACAATACATATAGGTTTTCTTATGTACTAATCCC
The genomic region above belongs to Rhinoderma darwinii isolate aRhiDar2 chromosome 13, aRhiDar2.hap1, whole genome shotgun sequence and contains:
- the LOC142666290 gene encoding uncharacterized protein LOC142666290 encodes the protein MERKRLRVDGIPTDIPAGRAKDKLTIHFLRSRNGGGEVENIDIVQGNPAYAVVTFENDEVVESVLRIKHHTLRVNDKIYNLVVSEVTGKVELEEIFQKLSLIVNYRKFPENCRSLLKNLMQSHKDVKFDFDEISMTCTISGPYVEIQTLAQEILSKLEIGCTNLKQISSERSERRKAKSDHLRNFPDPQDSPQVLDQRSRPLSGGTFEASYIQKTETLEQLQEPFVWDSDIFKYIQKFHTVEYQETLNKYHVHAVDESSDGITTIYLQTVNGGKKHVVDLRSARSRLMGLYQGLELLLRKEQIDKREIYGDQDTHRILLRDIQRLYPMLFCHDDDRYLYLIGNGVDVAQGKQYISDLQMKFDRPSSLLDPKFKGSQASTMTEEVSHSLSPTYKHESKVGSRIAASFNVATTLSPNSTKTHIDEKYLVSNSPIRPVLDRESDPPNDKASLVSANTSDPYKSEDFSLSQPDEKSESKTMPSLKRRDVLPALKTGREDIRHSKATSKPTGPLKPVRFTKASCELPYSSLVDVNSPSVDFKIPEGKLRRSNSLSRVYSKENASSEQQSDVLIFKDEVIVTDWLWYYIKETHKSNIDSWFAEVVLMEEEKHNGKIALKLKATNKAVLTLAKEKIQLLCWKEDMTITSSCLDYAMLGVQGPDDIALVEWYDLFHKCSQKLFIKLEVDKLVLIYPKEIHAHVLEEYSQYIERKMKSPRDDTMPDDDQSSLYLKDKLDFSGSNMTADYITEVKQSFEDKSLSKPHFEPLSFHIGGEDMSKTNKCRAGRGLTDQKYSLVGGIDPFRGLTNDHEAFFDNPVPAYLHENAPHPKERQDIFEDPKNNSTPEKPQMDFYTPRKHLENVKTEEKTYDHGPYTNELLTHEINFSPPNVENQTYLEPHSGDQGISTEGHIQQYQSSSSQLRIPAIGQESEKTGSICDLSKGKSTLRATMTHTSMSLRLPGYERDPSLKIIYEVLDGEQGAGDPQPGCQYKGGKFEAYLPDNREGRRLLLLLQRALDEGLIFHIKTFETGDKVTWNKIPHKTSPDGGKQKNGYPDSAYMKSTVALLKQHGIE